The DNA segment GTAGATGCTATATCTTTGGTACAGCCTGGGATTTGTCCAGACCACTTTGATGTTAGGCCAAGTGTATTGGCTGAAATTAACACTTCTTCACTTGTTGTTTACCACGGCGTTGAGCCATGGCTTGACGGAATGATAAACGCATCTGAAAATAAGGACGTTAAAA comes from the Methanofastidiosum sp. genome and includes:
- a CDS encoding zinc ABC transporter substrate-binding protein, producing MALVLFSMPTFSSAEQIKVICTTTTMKYFVEEVGGNKVDAISLVQPGICPDHFDVRPSVLAEINTSSLVVYHGVEPWLDGMINASENKDVK